The following proteins come from a genomic window of Musa acuminata AAA Group cultivar baxijiao chromosome BXJ1-7, Cavendish_Baxijiao_AAA, whole genome shotgun sequence:
- the LOC135679732 gene encoding alpha-humulene synthase-like yields MLLLDPGNDNKFKDEEGNLVSTLKDDPKGLLSLYNAAYLRIHEETILNEAISFTRDQLASMLSDLTPPLATQVRLFLESPLCRRMKRLLARNYISIYQECATQNDALLELAKLDLNLLQCLHRDEIKSISIWWNDLFLTKNLSFARDRVVECYYWILAVYFEPHYSRARVITTKVMAMTSILDDIYDLYSTLEESQLLTQAIQRWDAKAVHQLPEYMKGYFLNLIHTFEEFKNLLAPSEKYRLFYLKEAMKGLSRSYLEENKWAVKQYVPKLEEHLQISLISSAYPMLVCACFVGMGEVATKEAFEWVASFPKIVKASALIARIVNDFVSHELEQTREHVASTIQCYMKEFGTNVHVACENLQVLVEDAWKDVNEECLNPTAASVPLLERIVNFLCLFNDIYKDIDGYTNSSTYTRDNISLLLVHPIEI; encoded by the exons ATGCTACTTCTGGATCCTGGGA ATGATAACAAGTTCAAAGATGAGGAAGGAAATTTAGTGTCCACCTTGAAGGATGATCCAAAGGGACTTTTAAGCTTATACAATGCGGCTTATCTACGGATACATGAGGAGACCATACTCAATGAAGCTATTTCTTTTACAAGGGACCAGCTTGCGTCCATGTTAAGTGATCTCACACCACCATTAGCAACGCAAGTGAGACTCTTCCTTGAGAGTCCTCTCTGTAGAAGAATGAAAAGGCTCTTGGCACGAAATTACATCTCCATCTACCAAGAGTGTGCGACACAAAATGATGCCTTACTAGAGCTGGCAAAGCTTGACCTCAATCTACTGCAATGTCTTCATCGCGACGAGATTAAGAGCATCTCCAT ATGGTGGAATGATTTATTCCTCACCAAAAATCTAAGTTTTGCACGAGATCGGGTGGTGGAATGTTATTATTGGATACTTGCGGTGTACTTTGAACCTCACTATTCTCGTGCACGAGTGATTACCACCAAGGTGATGGCCATGACTTCTATCTTGGATGATATCTATGATCTCTATAGCACATTGGAGGAGAGTCAACTACTCACTCAAGCAATTCAAAG GTGGGATGCCAAGGCTGTTCATCAGCTACCAGAGTATATGAAGGGCTATTTTCTAAACCTAATCCATACCTTTGAGGaattcaaaaatttgctagcaccCAGTGAGAAGTATCGTTTATTTTATCTTAAGGAAgcg ATGAAAGGTTTATCAAGATCCTATCTCGAGGAAAACAAATGGGCTGTCAAACAGTATGTGCCAAAATTAGAAGAACATCTGCAAATCTCGCTCATCAGTTCAGCCTATCCTATGCTTGTTTGTGCTTGTTTTGTTGGAATGGGGGAAGTAGCAACAAAGGAGGCATTCGAGTGGGTTGCTAGTTTCCCTAAGATCGTCAAGGCTTCTGCATTAATTGCTCGTATCGTCAATGACTTCGTTTCACATGAG CTGGAGCAAACCAGGGAACATGTTGCCTCCACAATCCAATGCTACATGAAAGAGTTTGGTACAAATGTGCATGTGGCATGCGAGAATCTCCAAGTTTTGGTTGAAGACGCATGGAAAGATGTAAACGAAGAGTGCCTCAATCCGACTGCAGCATCCGTGCCTTTGCTTGAAAGGATAGTCAATTTTCTATGCCTATTTAATGATATTTACAAGGATATTGATGGATACACCAACTCGTCTACTTATACTAGAGACAATATTTCTTTGTTACTGGTGCATCCTATTGAGATTTGA